A genome region from Gadus macrocephalus chromosome 15, ASM3116895v1 includes the following:
- the LOC132473757 gene encoding uncharacterized protein LOC132473757 codes for MAVCDANYRFTFIDIGAFGRESDAGVFGRTEFGAQLIQGQLPLPPHAPLPGTDVLTPPVFVADEAFPQKVNIMRPYPGSQQLSQDQKVYNYRHSRARRVIENAFGILAARWRILGRAMECSIDTAEDVTKACVALHNFLSKGDQSLPEQNRYIPPGMVDGDGAPGEWRQVVQGDTNLIRTRRITAARANQDGMAVRELFKEYFQTEPGRIDWQDRHVRRGTLHEDV; via the exons ATGGCTGTCTGTGATGCCAATTACCGCTTCACCTTCATCGACATCGGAGCCTTCGGCAGGGAAAGTGATGCTGGGGTCTTTGGTCGGACGGAGTTTGGAGCGCAGCTCATTCAGGGACAACTCCCTCTGCCGCCACACGCGCCTCTGCCTGGGACAGATGTGCTGACACCGCCTGTTTTTGTTGCGGATGAGGCCTTCCCCCAGAAGGTCAACATCATGCGCCCATACCCAG GATCTCAACAACTGTCTCAGGACCAGAAGGTGTACAATTACCGGCACTCAAGGGCAAGGCGGGTCATTGAAAATGCCTTTGGCATCCTTGCTGCCAGGTGGCGAATACTGGGAAGGGCTATGGAGTGTTCCATTGACACAGCTGAGGATGTCACGAAGGCTTGTGTGGCTCTCCACAACTTTTTATCAAAAGGAGACCAATCCCTGCCTGAACAAAACCGCTACATACCCCCAGGAATGGTCGACGGGGATGGTGCACCTGGAGAATGGCGACAGGTGGTCCAGGGAGACACCAACCTTATTCGCACCCGACGCATCACAGCCGCAAGAGCCAACCAGGATGGCATGGCTGTCAGGGAACTCTTCAAAGAGTACTTTCAGACAGAGCCAGGCAGGATTGACTGGCAGGACAGGCATGTCAGACGTGGCACGCTGCATGAAGATGTTTGA